One genomic window of Burkholderia humptydooensis includes the following:
- a CDS encoding amino acid adenylation domain-containing protein, which produces MNPTLSNTAQQARSNVETMLPLTPTQQGLLFHTLRAPDSGVYYEQVGCTFQAALDVADYRRALEAVVARHGVLRTGFLWDGPSRPVQVVFRHVELPWAEEDWRHLDHDEQQRRLAAYREADRRPGFHLSRAPLMRCALFRTGEQRYEFVWSYHHLLLDGWSVQIVLGEALACYDAYRRGDAPALPPPQPYSAFLRWLDAQDGTAAEAFWRARLGDVRAATPLPLADDARPGDASGHGVLERLLDPGASDALQRLARACEVTPSTVIQAAWALLLGRASGRDDVVFGTTVSGRPAGLRGVEQMVGLFVNALPTRVAIDPTLTLGDWLRHLHRQHVEAEAYAYTPLHAIPGWSGIVPGAPLFESLVVFENYPAHAAANRYREQLGVTDVEVVEQTNYPLTVVAIPGERLCLRVHFDRQRLAQASVARLLGMLAALLDQFLRGGAALRVGQVSLLGGEAARALVAQWNAEARPAADPVRRCLHRRFEDHARVRPDAVAVQCDGQALSYAELDRRANRLAWRLHAAGVRGNVPVALAFERGLDSIVAILAVLKAGAFYVPLDLDYPPEHLAWILDDIAAGVLICDDAQRERFDSFGGTRLTIRDDADADAADARVDAPPPRDTSPADLCYVIYTSGSTGQPKGVCVEHRNVDHLFASTRRTYSIGSSDVWTQFHSYAFDFSVWEIWGALLHGGRLEVVPYRCSRTPGEFLALLARTGVTMLSQTPTAFKQLLRALDDARQPLPASLRYVFFGGEATIPCQFAACLSDAHGVVLVNLYGITETTVHVTERMLGPGDAQASRSPIGRPLPGYRVYLLDDAGHPVPPGVPGEIHVGGEGVARGYHNRPELDRARFVADPFVPGARLYRSGDLGCFDACGELDYLGRIDDQVKIRGFRIELGEVEATLARHAAVASAAVMVDDTTVDGHAQLVGFVVPRDAARVSVAALRDWLAQRLPPHAVPARLIEIDAIPLTTNGKLDRRRLADALAADGDAARPHVAPRNAVERALAEVFESVLKRTPVGVTDNFFELGGDSILSIQILSAAHKVGIDFSLDDLMQSLTIERLAPHVRPVGAASQPAAAPAPRTSPSRGQAYDDAYPLSAMQMAMLANEMRHGNDAAYHNVSDQRLALPFDAAALEAALHGAFERHPALRTAFDLAADVEPLQYVHHRVPLPLTVRDWRGLDPAQQDARIRDWRAAEQRLRFDVARPPLIRFAVHRLSDDMMHIGVTKHHAILDGWSFNLLLSELISDYTARVAGRPLTLTAPASRFRAFVEQERAAVASDALRDWWRARLQALPVTRLAREPEGDAAPMAVPISVAQSMRLEALAARAGASVKSVLLTVHLLALSRITGMHAVTSGVVFNGRSEGADGDRVLGLFLNSLPLAFDLTAGTRDAVELVRAVQAAELEIFSRRRYPLIELHRQIGTVFDVLFNFTHFRALEEAVRDIDVSEGYATDMTNVPLVVQSSFDGRQGVLRIMLVPSRRHFSAATVGRFVGHYTHALRMMLGEPAPAMRDADAAGATNASGDPHRSEASTHAALAAGAASSTRASAVARPHGAALRRELNALWAAVLKREVPSDTIDFGALGGDSLLMLRICSRAGRAFGLDAQVVARLLTAQTVAEQARVIETDGAGDSGAQVGALVALSAPGDAPPLFFAPGAGGHVSYLRALAAELPDAFAVWGMVLPGPDEGGAGASRVESMAAALIADIRRVQPSGPYRLGGHSFGGWVAFEIARQLAGQGESVDWVAVVDSLPPGVTTQQSLKWNWSGGRWIAEIGNSFARLADTELAFDAREFDALDDARQIERLRARLIEAGVVPDALGLPEFAARVRAFIAHSLTDYTPATRYTGALRVIVAADGEDRDAAAPGRDALVDGWRAVVSDEVTAIRLPGDHVGIMRRPFVSGLAAALRAAGAAARHAASVMESEGER; this is translated from the coding sequence ATGAATCCAACCTTGTCGAACACCGCCCAGCAAGCCCGCTCGAATGTCGAGACGATGCTGCCGTTGACGCCGACGCAGCAGGGCCTGCTGTTTCATACGCTGAGGGCGCCGGATTCCGGCGTCTATTACGAACAGGTCGGCTGCACCTTCCAGGCCGCGCTCGACGTCGCCGACTACCGGCGCGCGCTCGAAGCGGTGGTCGCGCGCCACGGTGTGCTGCGCACCGGCTTTCTGTGGGACGGGCCGTCGAGGCCGGTGCAGGTCGTCTTCCGTCACGTCGAACTGCCGTGGGCCGAAGAGGACTGGCGGCACCTCGACCACGACGAACAGCAGCGCCGCCTCGCGGCCTACCGCGAGGCGGACCGGCGGCCGGGCTTTCACCTGAGCCGCGCGCCGCTGATGCGCTGCGCGTTGTTTCGCACCGGGGAGCAACGCTACGAATTCGTATGGAGTTATCACCATCTGCTGCTTGATGGCTGGTCAGTGCAGATCGTGCTCGGGGAAGCGCTGGCCTGCTACGACGCGTACCGGCGCGGCGACGCGCCGGCCCTTCCGCCGCCCCAACCGTACAGCGCGTTCCTGCGCTGGCTCGACGCGCAGGACGGCACCGCGGCCGAGGCCTTCTGGCGCGCGCGCCTGGGCGACGTCCGTGCGGCCACGCCCTTGCCACTCGCCGACGACGCACGGCCCGGCGATGCGAGCGGCCACGGCGTGCTCGAACGGCTGCTGGATCCGGGGGCGAGCGATGCGCTGCAACGGCTGGCGCGCGCCTGCGAGGTCACCCCGAGCACCGTGATCCAGGCCGCGTGGGCACTGCTGCTCGGGCGCGCGAGCGGCCGCGACGACGTGGTGTTCGGCACCACGGTCTCCGGCCGGCCTGCCGGACTGCGCGGCGTCGAGCAGATGGTCGGGCTGTTCGTCAACGCGCTGCCGACGCGCGTGGCCATCGACCCCACGCTCACGCTCGGCGACTGGCTCCGGCATCTGCATCGCCAGCACGTCGAGGCCGAGGCGTATGCGTATACGCCGCTGCACGCGATCCCGGGCTGGAGCGGCATCGTGCCCGGCGCGCCGCTGTTCGAGAGCCTCGTGGTGTTCGAGAACTATCCGGCGCACGCGGCGGCGAACCGCTATCGCGAGCAGTTGGGCGTGACTGACGTCGAGGTCGTCGAACAGACCAACTACCCGCTGACCGTCGTCGCGATTCCCGGCGAGCGCCTGTGCCTGCGCGTGCACTTCGATCGGCAGCGCCTCGCGCAAGCGTCGGTGGCGCGCCTGCTCGGGATGCTTGCTGCGCTGCTCGACCAGTTCCTGCGCGGCGGTGCGGCGCTGCGCGTCGGGCAGGTCTCGCTGCTCGGCGGCGAGGCGGCCCGCGCGTTGGTCGCGCAGTGGAACGCGGAGGCGCGGCCCGCCGCCGACCCGGTGCGGAGGTGCCTGCATCGACGCTTCGAGGACCATGCGCGGGTGCGGCCGGACGCGGTCGCCGTGCAGTGCGACGGCCAGGCGCTGAGCTACGCGGAGCTGGATCGGCGCGCGAATCGGCTCGCGTGGCGGCTCCACGCGGCGGGCGTGCGCGGCAACGTGCCGGTCGCGCTCGCGTTCGAGCGCGGCCTCGACAGCATCGTCGCGATCCTTGCCGTGCTGAAGGCGGGGGCGTTCTACGTCCCACTGGATCTCGACTATCCGCCGGAGCACCTCGCGTGGATCCTCGACGACATCGCAGCCGGCGTGCTGATCTGCGACGACGCGCAGCGCGAACGCTTCGACAGCTTCGGCGGCACGCGGCTGACGATCCGCGACGACGCGGACGCGGATGCGGCCGACGCGCGCGTCGATGCGCCGCCGCCGCGCGACACCTCGCCGGCGGACCTCTGCTACGTGATCTACACGTCGGGCTCCACCGGGCAGCCGAAGGGCGTGTGCGTCGAGCATCGCAACGTCGACCACCTGTTCGCGTCGACGCGACGGACCTACTCCATCGGATCGTCGGACGTGTGGACCCAGTTCCACTCCTATGCGTTCGACTTCTCGGTGTGGGAGATCTGGGGCGCGCTGCTGCACGGCGGACGGCTCGAAGTCGTCCCGTACCGCTGCTCGCGCACGCCGGGCGAGTTTCTTGCGCTGCTGGCGCGCACGGGCGTCACGATGCTGAGCCAGACCCCGACCGCGTTCAAGCAACTGCTGCGCGCGCTCGACGACGCGCGGCAGCCCCTGCCGGCCAGCCTGCGTTACGTGTTCTTCGGCGGCGAGGCGACGATTCCATGCCAGTTCGCCGCGTGCCTGAGCGATGCGCACGGCGTTGTGCTCGTCAACCTTTACGGGATCACCGAGACCACGGTGCATGTGACCGAGCGCATGCTCGGCCCGGGCGACGCGCAGGCGTCGCGCAGTCCGATCGGCCGGCCCTTGCCCGGCTATCGTGTCTACCTGCTCGATGACGCCGGACATCCCGTGCCGCCCGGCGTGCCGGGCGAGATCCACGTCGGCGGAGAGGGCGTCGCGCGCGGTTATCACAACCGCCCCGAGCTCGATCGCGCGCGCTTCGTCGCCGATCCGTTCGTGCCCGGCGCGCGTCTCTATCGCAGCGGCGATCTCGGCTGCTTCGACGCGTGCGGCGAACTCGACTACCTGGGCCGCATCGACGATCAGGTCAAGATCCGCGGCTTCCGGATCGAGCTGGGCGAGGTGGAGGCGACGCTGGCCCGGCACGCGGCAGTCGCGAGTGCCGCGGTCATGGTCGACGACACAACTGTCGACGGCCATGCGCAGTTGGTGGGTTTCGTGGTTCCGCGCGACGCGGCGCGCGTGTCGGTCGCCGCGCTGCGCGACTGGCTCGCGCAGCGCCTGCCGCCGCATGCGGTGCCCGCGCGCCTGATCGAGATCGATGCGATTCCGCTGACGACGAACGGCAAGCTCGATCGCCGCCGGCTTGCCGATGCGCTGGCGGCGGACGGCGACGCGGCGCGGCCGCACGTCGCGCCGCGCAATGCGGTCGAGCGGGCCCTCGCCGAGGTGTTCGAGTCCGTGCTCAAGCGCACGCCGGTCGGCGTCACGGACAATTTCTTCGAGCTGGGCGGCGATTCGATCCTGAGCATCCAGATCCTGTCGGCCGCGCACAAGGTCGGCATCGATTTCTCGCTCGACGACCTGATGCAGTCGCTGACCATCGAGCGGCTCGCGCCGCACGTCAGGCCGGTTGGCGCCGCGTCGCAGCCCGCCGCCGCCCCGGCCCCGCGCACGTCGCCGTCGCGCGGCCAGGCATACGACGACGCGTATCCGCTCAGCGCGATGCAGATGGCGATGCTTGCCAACGAGATGCGGCACGGCAACGACGCCGCGTATCACAACGTCAGCGATCAGCGCTTGGCCTTGCCGTTCGACGCCGCCGCGCTCGAAGCGGCGCTGCACGGCGCGTTCGAGCGCCATCCGGCGTTGCGCACCGCGTTCGATCTCGCCGCCGACGTCGAGCCGCTGCAGTATGTGCATCACCGCGTGCCGCTGCCGCTCACGGTGCGCGACTGGCGCGGGCTCGACCCGGCGCAGCAGGACGCGCGGATCCGCGACTGGCGCGCGGCCGAGCAGCGCCTGCGGTTCGACGTTGCGCGCCCGCCGCTGATCCGCTTCGCCGTGCATCGTCTGAGCGACGACATGATGCATATCGGCGTGACCAAGCATCACGCGATCCTCGACGGCTGGAGCTTCAACCTGCTGCTCTCCGAGTTGATCTCCGATTACACGGCGCGGGTGGCCGGCCGGCCGCTGACGCTTACCGCGCCCGCGAGCCGGTTTCGCGCGTTCGTCGAGCAGGAACGCGCGGCGGTCGCGTCGGACGCGCTGCGCGACTGGTGGCGCGCGCGGCTTCAGGCGCTGCCGGTCACGCGGCTCGCGCGCGAACCGGAAGGCGACGCGGCGCCGATGGCAGTGCCGATCTCGGTCGCGCAGTCGATGCGCCTCGAAGCGCTCGCCGCGCGCGCGGGCGCGTCCGTGAAAAGCGTGCTGCTGACGGTGCATCTGCTCGCGCTGTCGCGCATCACGGGCATGCATGCGGTCACGAGCGGGGTCGTGTTCAACGGACGCAGCGAGGGCGCCGACGGCGACCGCGTGCTGGGCCTGTTCCTGAACAGTCTGCCGCTCGCATTCGACCTGACGGCCGGCACCCGCGACGCCGTGGAGCTGGTGCGCGCGGTGCAGGCGGCGGAGCTCGAGATCTTCAGCCGCAGGCGCTACCCGCTGATCGAACTGCATCGGCAGATCGGCACCGTGTTCGACGTGCTGTTCAACTTCACGCATTTCCGCGCGCTCGAGGAAGCCGTGCGCGACATCGACGTGTCCGAAGGCTACGCGACCGACATGACGAACGTGCCGCTCGTCGTGCAAAGCAGCTTCGACGGCCGGCAGGGCGTGCTGCGGATCATGCTGGTGCCGTCGCGGCGGCATTTCTCGGCGGCGACCGTCGGCCGCTTCGTGGGCCACTACACGCACGCGCTGCGCATGATGCTCGGCGAACCCGCGCCCGCGATGCGCGACGCGGATGCCGCCGGCGCGACGAACGCGAGCGGCGACCCGCACCGGAGCGAGGCCTCGACGCACGCGGCGCTGGCCGCAGGCGCCGCGTCCTCGACCCGTGCGTCCGCCGTTGCACGGCCCCATGGCGCGGCGCTGCGGCGCGAGCTGAACGCGCTGTGGGCGGCCGTGCTCAAGCGCGAGGTGCCGTCCGATACGATCGATTTCGGCGCGCTGGGCGGCGATTCGCTGCTGATGCTGCGGATCTGCTCCCGTGCGGGCCGGGCGTTCGGGCTCGACGCGCAGGTGGTGGCCCGCCTGCTGACGGCGCAGACGGTGGCCGAGCAGGCGCGCGTGATCGAAACCGACGGCGCGGGCGACAGCGGCGCGCAGGTGGGTGCGCTCGTCGCGCTGTCCGCGCCTGGCGATGCGCCGCCGCTGTTCTTCGCGCCTGGCGCGGGCGGGCATGTGTCGTATCTGCGCGCGCTCGCGGCCGAACTGCCGGACGCCTTCGCGGTATGGGGCATGGTGCTGCCCGGGCCTGACGAAGGCGGCGCCGGCGCCAGCCGCGTCGAATCGATGGCGGCCGCGCTGATCGCCGATATCCGGCGCGTGCAGCCGAGCGGCCCGTACCGTCTCGGCGGACATTCATTCGGCGGCTGGGTCGCCTTCGAGATCGCGCGGCAACTGGCCGGGCAGGGCGAATCGGTGGACTGGGTCGCGGTGGTCGACAGCCTGCCGCCGGGCGTCACGACGCAGCAGTCGCTCAAGTGGAACTGGTCGGGCGGCCGCTGGATAGCGGAGATCGGCAACAGCTTCGCGCGCCTCGCCGATACCGAGCTCGCCTTCGACGCACGCGAATTCGACGCGCTCGACGATGCGCGGCAAATCGAGCGTCTGCGTGCGCGCTTGATCGAGGCGGGCGTCGTGCCGGACGCGCTCGGCCTGCCCGAATTCGCAGCCCGCGTGCGCGCGTTCATCGCGCATTCTCTGACCGATTACACCCCGGCGACCCGCTATACGGGGGCGCTGCGTGTGATCGTCGCGGCCGACGGCGAGGATCGCGACGCGGCCGCACCCGGCCGCGACGCGCTCGTCGACGGATGGCGCGCGGTGGTCTCAGACGAGGTGACGGCAATCCGCCTGCCGGGCGATCACGTCGGCATCATGCGCCGCCCGTTCGTGAGCGGGCTTGCCGCCGCGTTGCGCGCGGCCGGGGCCGCTGCGCGCCACGCTGCTTCAGTCATGGAATCGGAGGGAGAACGATGA
- a CDS encoding acyl-CoA dehydrogenase family protein: MNTRVTAFATVEAALAEPEAALADGDFETVERLMSGIRAANRARGLWLPQVSRADGGLGLSLLELVEVGELLGRSPLGHYAVNYQAPDAGNIDVLLEYATPAQRRRWLEPLLRGEVRSCFAATEPESAGSNPSSLKTKAVFSDGAWHLSGRKWFASGADRAGFAIVLAVTDEAAPLHARTSTFIVPTDAPGFRHVRNLRVMGDEGFGWASHGELALDACRVGEEAMLGKPGEGFVVVQARLATGRLHHCARWIGVCERAFAIMCRRACRRELTAGEPLSSRQTVQNWIAECRASIDAARLLVTQAATRLQNRHERAQIDISIAKFFVAGVTQTVLDHALQVQGALGVSGDTILNVLWRHERAGRIYDGPDEVHKALVARHALAGFRREVS; encoded by the coding sequence ATGAATACACGCGTCACGGCATTCGCCACCGTCGAGGCGGCGCTCGCGGAACCGGAAGCGGCGCTCGCGGACGGTGATTTCGAGACCGTCGAACGGCTGATGAGCGGCATTCGCGCGGCCAACCGGGCGCGCGGCCTGTGGCTGCCGCAGGTGTCGCGCGCGGACGGCGGCCTGGGGCTGAGCCTGCTCGAACTGGTCGAGGTGGGCGAACTGCTCGGCCGCTCGCCGCTCGGCCATTACGCGGTCAACTACCAGGCGCCGGACGCCGGCAACATCGATGTGCTGCTCGAGTACGCGACCCCCGCACAGCGCCGGCGCTGGCTCGAGCCGCTGCTGCGCGGAGAGGTGCGCAGCTGTTTCGCGGCGACGGAGCCCGAGTCCGCGGGCTCGAATCCGTCGTCGCTGAAGACGAAGGCGGTGTTCAGCGACGGCGCTTGGCACCTGAGCGGCCGCAAATGGTTCGCGTCCGGCGCCGATCGCGCGGGATTCGCGATCGTGCTGGCCGTGACCGACGAGGCGGCGCCGCTGCATGCTCGCACCAGCACCTTCATCGTGCCGACCGACGCGCCCGGATTTCGCCACGTGCGCAACCTGCGCGTGATGGGAGACGAGGGATTCGGCTGGGCCAGTCACGGCGAACTCGCGCTGGATGCCTGCCGGGTCGGCGAGGAAGCCATGCTCGGCAAGCCCGGCGAAGGCTTCGTCGTCGTGCAGGCGCGGCTCGCGACCGGGCGGCTTCATCATTGCGCGCGCTGGATCGGCGTGTGCGAGCGCGCGTTCGCGATCATGTGCCGGCGCGCATGCCGTCGCGAACTGACGGCGGGCGAGCCGCTGTCGTCGCGCCAGACCGTGCAGAACTGGATCGCCGAGTGCCGCGCGTCGATCGACGCCGCGCGGCTGCTCGTGACCCAGGCGGCGACGCGCCTGCAGAACCGGCACGAGCGCGCGCAGATCGACATCTCGATCGCGAAGTTCTTCGTGGCCGGCGTGACGCAGACCGTGCTCGATCATGCGCTGCAGGTGCAGGGCGCGCTGGGCGTGAGCGGCGACACGATCCTCAACGTGCTCTGGCGGCACGAACGCGCGGGCCGCATCTACGACGGCCCGGACGAAGTCCACAAGGCGCTGGTCGCGCGCCATGCGCTCGCCGGATTCCGGCGGGAGGTCTCATGA
- a CDS encoding phosphotransferase family protein, which translates to MSARIAERAMAALGRPGAAAWATRIGGGRASEVFLVQGGARDVIAYRLPEGGAREAQRRFAVLARLAGQFRLAPKPLAVGDDGEAALLLVERLDGVVPAACGPLAPDTVRRLAERFIATLASLHALEIAPADRPPDYLRRILGEWQRRWSAEEAGAAVDADFEAVARWLTERIPEAAPAAFLHNDYKLDNILVDPGDPARVVGVVDWELAAVGHPLADLGAALAYWIERDDSSLLRLDAPGPSCTPGAPTRAALVDLYAAAAGRDVTEPAYWYAYGLLRLAVITQQLARRRRAEGQRVPRAGLIVRWLLDRAAQACGSGRL; encoded by the coding sequence ATGAGCGCGCGGATCGCGGAACGCGCGATGGCGGCGCTCGGCCGACCCGGCGCCGCCGCGTGGGCAACGCGCATAGGCGGCGGACGGGCCAGCGAAGTGTTCCTGGTGCAGGGCGGCGCACGCGACGTCATCGCGTACCGGCTGCCGGAAGGCGGTGCGCGGGAGGCGCAGCGCCGCTTTGCCGTGCTTGCCCGGCTGGCCGGGCAGTTTCGCCTTGCACCGAAACCGCTCGCGGTGGGCGACGACGGCGAGGCCGCGCTGCTGCTGGTCGAACGGCTCGACGGCGTCGTGCCGGCCGCGTGCGGGCCGCTCGCGCCCGACACCGTGCGCCGCCTCGCGGAACGTTTTATCGCGACGCTCGCGTCGTTGCACGCGCTCGAGATCGCGCCGGCCGACCGGCCGCCCGACTATCTGCGCCGCATCCTGGGCGAGTGGCAGCGGCGCTGGAGCGCGGAGGAGGCGGGCGCGGCGGTCGACGCCGATTTCGAGGCCGTCGCGCGCTGGTTGACCGAACGGATTCCGGAGGCCGCACCCGCCGCGTTCCTCCATAACGACTACAAACTCGACAACATCCTCGTCGACCCGGGCGATCCCGCGCGCGTGGTGGGTGTCGTGGACTGGGAGCTGGCCGCTGTCGGCCATCCGCTCGCCGATCTTGGCGCCGCGCTCGCGTACTGGATCGAGCGCGACGATTCGTCGCTGCTGCGGCTCGACGCGCCTGGGCCGAGCTGCACGCCGGGCGCGCCGACGCGCGCGGCGCTGGTCGACCTGTACGCGGCCGCCGCCGGGCGCGACGTGACGGAACCCGCCTACTGGTATGCGTACGGCCTGCTGCGGCTCGCCGTGATCACGCAGCAGCTTGCGCGGCGACGCCGCGCCGAAGGGCAGCGCGTGCCGCGCGCCGGGCTGATCGTGCGCTGGCTGCTCGATCGCGCGGCGCAAGCCTGCGGAAGCGGGCGGCTGTGA